The Synechococcus sp. RS9909 genomic interval GAAAAGGGCCTCGCTCTTTTTGAGGGTCACGAACAGCAGGTCACACCGGCTGGGTTCATGCCAGAGCACGCCTTCACGGTGAATCCACGGTGCGTCATCACTGAGGACGCCAAAAGCCGCTTCGATTTCGGCACGGCTGTAGTGACCATGCACGCGAAGCGGCACTGGTAGCGCCCAAGGAAGTGGGTGCAGGCGGTGATCGGCCCTGGCGGCAAGGAAGACAAGCAGCTGGCGCAGTTCGTCGCGCCAGGCGGCGGCTTGCCAGAGCACAGCCAGAGCGTCGGGAAGCGGACGCCACTGGCGGCCTGTACCGAACAGCTGAGCCGTGAGCATCAACCACTCACGGCGCTCGCGTTCTCCCATGGTGAGCGGATCCGGCGGGGCAGGTTCAGAAAGGGCGGCGGCGAGGGTGAGCAGACGATCAGGATCGTCGCCATGCAGCAGGCCGGTACCGATGGAGCGGCTGAGGCGTTCTTCCTCCGGATGGGGCCCATCGCACAGCCAGCCCAGCTCACGGCGCAGGGCGGTGAATGAGACGCCGCGGATCCCGTAGAAGTCGACCGGATCCATCGCGAGCGCCTCGAGCCAATCGGCGAGACCGCTGGCGGCCGTGATCTTTCCCTCAGCCGCAAGGGCGCGGAGCTCCTCGAGGATCTGAGGGCGTCGGCTGGGTAGGCACTGGCGCAGATTGGCCAGCACCCGCTCACTTGCCACGCGATCCAGGACCAACCGGCAGCCCGGGGGGAGGAATGGAAAGTCCTGAACCAGCTGCTGCTGCAGTTGGCGCCGGCTGCAGCCAAGCAAGGCGCGATAGCGCAGGTCGAACCGGAAGCGGCGGTGCTGCTGGCCGATGAAGTCGAGCACCGTGAGACAACTCTTGCCGGTTTCTGGCGAAAGACGCAAACCACGACCGAGCTGCTGCAGGAACACCACGGCACTCTCAGTGGGGCGCAGCAGCAGCACGGTGTCGATCGAGGGGATGTCGAGTCCCTCGTTGAACAGATCCACCGCAAAGAGGATCTGCAGCTCACCAGCGTGCAGGCGGCGCAAGGCCTCTCGGCGCTCGTCGCTGGGGGTGGAGGCGTCGAGGGCCTCGGCCTGGAGGCCAACGGCACGGAAGCGCTCAGCCATGAAGCGGGCATGCTCCACACTCACGCAGAAGCCCAGAGCGCGCATCCGCCGAGGCTCAGCGACCGCCTTCTCCAGTTCGCTGAGGATCAGCGCGACGCGACGATGGTCGCCGGTGTAGAGGGTGCTGAGCTCAGCGGGCACATAACCACCCCGGCGCCACTCCAGGGAGGAGAGGTCCGTGGCGTCAGCGACGGCGAAGTAATGGAAAGGCGCGAGCAAGCCCTGATCGAGGGCGGTCCAGAGACGCAGCTCCGCAGCGATACGACCGCCAAACCAACGGAGGACGTCGAGCCCGTCGGCGCGCTCGGGGGTAGCGGTGAGGCCAAGCAGCAGCTGGGGGCGCAAGTGGTCGAGCCAGCGGCGATAGCTCAAGGCAGCCGCGTGGTGGAACTCATCCACGATCACCACGGCGAAGCGATCAGCAGGGATCTCGGCCAGATCGCGCTGGGCGAGAGACTGGACAGAGGCAAACACATGCCGCCACTGGCGCGGCAGTTCGCCATCCACATAGAGCTCACCGAAGGCCGGGTCGCGCAACACCTGGCGGAATGTGGCCAGGGCCTGCTGCAGGATTTCCTTGCGGTGAGCGATCAACAGCAGCGGCGGCGGATCGGCTGCGGGGAACCGCTCAGGGAAATCGCTGTGCAGGCGGGCCACGTCGAACGCGGCCAGCACCGTCTTGCCAGTACCCGTGGCAGCGACAACCAGGTTGTGCCAGCGGTCATGGACCGTGCGCTCGGCCGCCAGGGCTTCGAGCATCTCGCGCTGGTAGGCGTAGGGCCGCAGGTTGAACCACGCCAGCGCCGAATCTTCCCTGACTTCATCCACGCCCCGGGCCACAGCGAGCTGGTGATCGATACGAGCCTGTTGATCTGGCGTTGCGGCATAGGACTCGAATTCGCCCTCCTCCCAGTAGGCGTCAAAGGTGGACTGAAACTTGGCCACCATGGCCGGCGTCTCCAGGGCAGCCAGGCGCACGTTCCACTCCAGCCCGTCGAGTAGGGCTGCAGAGGAGAGGTTTGAGGAGCCGATGTAGGCCGTGCTGGTTCCACTCGCACGATGAAAGTGCCAAGCCTTGGCATGGAGCCGGGTGCGGCGAGTGTCGGTACTGACCCGCACGTCGGCGCCATGCTCCACAAGCCAGTCGAGTGCTTTGCGATCGGTAGCGCCGAGATAGGTGGTCGTGAGCACCCGTAGGGATCGTCCGGTCCCCAGGTACTGGGCGAGCACCGGCTGCAGCAACCGCAGGCCACTCCACTTGATGAAGGCGCAAAGCAGATCGATGCGGTCGGCAGAGGGCACTTCTGCCTGCAAGGCCAGCCCCACACTGGGCTCGCTGGGGGCATTGATCAGCAGGGTGCCATCGGCCAGGGGGATGAGGGGCCGGACCAAGGGGGCCTCGTTTGGCAGTAACGGCGTAACTCGCAGTTCCTGCAGCAAGCGAGCGCTTGGGTGCAGGAGATCTCCCGAGCCGATGGCAGAGCTGTGCTGCTGGAGTAACCCAACGATCTGGTTTACCAGGGCCAGTTGCTGCTGTTGCCGCTGGGCCTCAGGTAATGAGGCCAGAGCTATCTCACTCAGCTGGCGCAAGTACCGGGCCAGGCGCTGGGGCGCTTCGGCGGGATCCAGGGGTTGGAGGTAGTGGAAGGATTCCTGCTGGCCGGCAAGGAGCTGGTCAATCGTTGCACTGAGGGGGTGGTCGTAGAGGCCGGGAGGGAACGTTTGCTCATGCATCAGGGATCAGTGGTCTTCTCTGAGATCTGCTTGAGCCACGCACCTAGCTCAGTGTCACACGCAAACACCCAGCAGGCCTTTGTTCCCCGGCTCATCAACGTTCGGTATGTGTTGCGGATGATCGCGTCTGCCTTTAACCGGATCGCCTGGGGGTCACGCTTCAGGCCCACTTTGTATCCCTTCAGCGACTGATCCGTGCGCGCACGCGCCGTAGGAACCGTCACCACCTGGCCATCCCGGTAAGCCAGATCTGGCCCGATGATCACACCGATCGTTTCCAGCTCCAGGCCCTGGCAGGTGTGGATGCAGCCCACCTCCTCCACCGTGCCTGGCTTCATGATCCAAACGCTGCCGTCTTTGCTCAGGTTCCAGCGGGCCCTGTAGCCCCAGGGCTCGATCGTGATGTCCCAGGCGTTGGGGTGGTATTTCGAGGCCCAGTTCCAGCAGTAACCCGCCACCATCCGTGCCTGGTTGGCGTGGTTGGCCTGACGGATCGCCTCGTGCAGCTCCACCGGATCGTCAAACACCCTGAAGTCGTAGCCGGCGGGGTCCAGCTGCTCGTTGGCCGTGGCCCGAATCCCCAGGGTGGAATCGAGCCAGGCCAGGTAGCCATCGGAGCCGCAGCAGCGGAACTGCGAGGGCAGCACGTCGCGGTGGAGCTCGGCCTCGTGGAACTGACTCCACTTTTCGATCTCGGCCGTACTCCCAATGTCGTCGAAAGTGACGCGCTGGTCTTCATCGAGGAAAAACACCGCCAGCTTGCTGGCATGGATGATCTCCTTGACCTGGTTCTCGCCCTGCTTGTCATAGATGGTCTTGGTCATCAGCCGATGGCTTTCATCCACGATCAAGGCGTCGTAGAAGCCCTCCGGACAGCCAACGAAGCAGGCCGAGCCACAGAAGAGGTTGTCGTATTCTCCCTTCTGCAGAGAACCGGTGAGCTTGGCACGGTACACAGCCCGTGGCGCCGCGTTCTTGCTTACGTAACGGGCATTCAGGCCCATGCCCAGTAGCCGGGCCAGCAGGTTCACCGCCAACACCGATTTGCCTGTTCCGGGCCCGCCCCGCACGAGCAGCACACAGTGCCTTCCTTTTTGTAGCCGCCGTGCCAGGGCTAGCGCCTTTTCGTACACCACCTTCTGGTCGTCGATCAGCACGAACTCGACGTTGCCCTTCAGCATCCGCTCCACCGCGTCGGCCAACTGTTGGCTCGGCTTTGGCTTTCCGTCGCGGATCCGCTCGATTGTGTGGCCCCGATCGCCAACTACCAGACAGCGCCGCAAGAAGGCCGCCATGGCTGCGTTGTCGTGTCGCAGGAACACCGGTGCCTGATCGATGTATGGGCGATAGCGGGCATCGGTGATGCCACTGCCATCCGTGCAGTTGTGTAGGTAAGCGCAGGGTTGCAGAGCAATCCTGTGCTCAACCACCGCTGTATTGAATCCCCGTAGGAGCTGCCCGTAGCTCATGGCCTGATACGAAGGATGAATGGTCTCGCGCGGACCCTTTCCGAGGAAAGTTCGTACCACCCCATCCAGCTCAGTGGGCTCCACTGATTCCCACTGCTTCAGTTCCACGATTACCGCAGCTGGAGCGCCAGAAGCATCACAGCCTGAGAGCAGCAGATCAATACGCTTCGCTGTGTTGTGGATGCGGTATTCGATCGCCACACCCAGCTCGGATGGGACCTCCTCGAACTGCAATACGTTTCCAACGCACTGAAGTGAGTTCTTCCAGGATCGAAACTCGTTCGCGGCGACTTTGTGGCCTGTCATCGCGATGTAGCGATCCCGCACCTCCTCCTCGATGCGCTGCTCCCGCACGTGCTTCAGGAAGCATTCCCGAGTTGCGAGATAAATGATCACGAAAGTAACGGGCTGGATGGACACACCTAAAGGGATTCTGGCTGCATCTGATTGTCGGGACTGCAGTTCGCAGCTGGGTACAGATGAGCTTCAGGATTGAGGACTGGATTAATGGAACGCTGATCTG includes:
- a CDS encoding DUF2075 domain-containing protein produces the protein MIIYLATRECFLKHVREQRIEEEVRDRYIAMTGHKVAANEFRSWKNSLQCVGNVLQFEEVPSELGVAIEYRIHNTAKRIDLLLSGCDASGAPAAVIVELKQWESVEPTELDGVVRTFLGKGPRETIHPSYQAMSYGQLLRGFNTAVVEHRIALQPCAYLHNCTDGSGITDARYRPYIDQAPVFLRHDNAAMAAFLRRCLVVGDRGHTIERIRDGKPKPSQQLADAVERMLKGNVEFVLIDDQKVVYEKALALARRLQKGRHCVLLVRGGPGTGKSVLAVNLLARLLGMGLNARYVSKNAAPRAVYRAKLTGSLQKGEYDNLFCGSACFVGCPEGFYDALIVDESHRLMTKTIYDKQGENQVKEIIHASKLAVFFLDEDQRVTFDDIGSTAEIEKWSQFHEAELHRDVLPSQFRCCGSDGYLAWLDSTLGIRATANEQLDPAGYDFRVFDDPVELHEAIRQANHANQARMVAGYCWNWASKYHPNAWDITIEPWGYRARWNLSKDGSVWIMKPGTVEEVGCIHTCQGLELETIGVIIGPDLAYRDGQVVTVPTARARTDQSLKGYKVGLKRDPQAIRLKADAIIRNTYRTLMSRGTKACWVFACDTELGAWLKQISEKTTDP
- a CDS encoding DUF3427 domain-containing protein codes for the protein MHEQTFPPGLYDHPLSATIDQLLAGQQESFHYLQPLDPAEAPQRLARYLRQLSEIALASLPEAQRQQQQLALVNQIVGLLQQHSSAIGSGDLLHPSARLLQELRVTPLLPNEAPLVRPLIPLADGTLLINAPSEPSVGLALQAEVPSADRIDLLCAFIKWSGLRLLQPVLAQYLGTGRSLRVLTTTYLGATDRKALDWLVEHGADVRVSTDTRRTRLHAKAWHFHRASGTSTAYIGSSNLSSAALLDGLEWNVRLAALETPAMVAKFQSTFDAYWEEGEFESYAATPDQQARIDHQLAVARGVDEVREDSALAWFNLRPYAYQREMLEALAAERTVHDRWHNLVVAATGTGKTVLAAFDVARLHSDFPERFPAADPPPLLLIAHRKEILQQALATFRQVLRDPAFGELYVDGELPRQWRHVFASVQSLAQRDLAEIPADRFAVVIVDEFHHAAALSYRRWLDHLRPQLLLGLTATPERADGLDVLRWFGGRIAAELRLWTALDQGLLAPFHYFAVADATDLSSLEWRRGGYVPAELSTLYTGDHRRVALILSELEKAVAEPRRMRALGFCVSVEHARFMAERFRAVGLQAEALDASTPSDERREALRRLHAGELQILFAVDLFNEGLDIPSIDTVLLLRPTESAVVFLQQLGRGLRLSPETGKSCLTVLDFIGQQHRRFRFDLRYRALLGCSRRQLQQQLVQDFPFLPPGCRLVLDRVASERVLANLRQCLPSRRPQILEELRALAAEGKITAASGLADWLEALAMDPVDFYGIRGVSFTALRRELGWLCDGPHPEEERLSRSIGTGLLHGDDPDRLLTLAAALSEPAPPDPLTMGERERREWLMLTAQLFGTGRQWRPLPDALAVLWQAAAWRDELRQLLVFLAARADHRLHPLPWALPVPLRVHGHYSRAEIEAAFGVLSDDAPWIHREGVLWHEPSRCDLLFVTLKKSEALFSPSTRYRDLALGPRLFHWESQSTTTASSPTGQRYVSGGSRVLLFAREQRKQGLITEPFACLGFAVYESHEGERPMAIRWRLEREIPAAWLPMMSVAI